The following nucleotide sequence is from Streptomyces sp. NBC_00239.
ACGCCCTCCAGACCGCTGGTCGGCCAGCAGTACCGGCGGTAGGCCTCGGTGAACGCGGCCGCGTCGGTGGCCCGTTCGCCCTGCCGGACCGCCAGGTCGCCCGTGTCGACACCGCGGGCCGCGGCGGCCCGCAGGGCGGCCAGCGCCGGCGGCAGGACCGCGGCGGCGGCCGCGCCGACGGACGCGTACTGGTTGCGCAGCAGCCCGGTGGCCTTCAGGGACCACGGCAGCAGCTCGCCGTCCAGCAGCAGCCAGTCGGTGCCGAGTTCCTCCCACAGGCCGGCCCCGGTGACGGCGGTGCGCAGCCGCTCCAGCACCTCCTCGGTGACCGCCGGGTCGGCGAAGAACGGCCGTCCGGTCCGCGTGTACAGCGCGCCGCTCACCCCGTCCGTACCGAACCGCTCGCGGGCGGCCGCCGGATCCTTGCAGAGCAGCACCACGGCCCGGGAGCCCATGTGCTTCTCCTGGCAGACGACCTGCGCGATGCCGTCGGCCCGGTACTGGGCGAAGGCCTCGGCGGGGTGCTCCAGGTAGCCGTCCTCCTTGGACGTGGCGGTGGGCGCCATCGTCGGCGGCAGGTACGGGACCAGCCGCGGGTCGACCGCGAACCGGCTCATGACCTCCAGCGCGGCCGCCGCGTTCTCCTCCCGTACGGTGACCCGGCCCAGGTGCCGGGTCTCGACGGCCCGTCGGCCGTGCACGTCGGCGAGGTCGAGGGGACGGCCGTCGGACCCGCCGGGCGTCTCGGCGGCCAGCGGGCGCACCGGCTCGTACCAGACCCGCTCGGCCGGTACGTCGACGAGCTCGCGCTCGGGCCAGCGCAGCGCGGTCATCCGCCCGCCGAACACCGCCCCGGTGTCCAGGCAGATGGTGTTGTTGATCCAGGACGTGTCGGGGACCGGGGTGTGTCCGTAGACCACGGCCGCCTTGCCCCGGTACTCCTCGGCCCACGGGTAGCGGACCGGCAGCCCGAACTCGTCGGTCTCGCCGGTGGTCTCCCCGTACAGGGCGTGCGCGCGGACCCGGCCGGAGGTGCGGCCGTGGTACTTCTCCGGCAGCCCGGCGTGGCAGACCACGAGCCGGCCGCCGTCGAGCACGTAGTGGCTGACGAGCCCGCCGATGAACTCCCGGACCCGGGCGGTGAAGGCCTCGTCCTCGCGTCCCAGCTGCTCTACGGTCTCGGCGAGCCCGTGCGTGAGCTTGGCCTTGCCGTTCTTGAGCCACCGGCCGAGCTTGTTCTCGTGGTTGCCGGGCACGCACAGGGCGGTGCCCGCAGCGACCATGTCCATCACGCGCCGCAGCACGCCCGGGCTGTCCGGTCCGCGGTCGACGAGGTCGCCGACGAAGACCGCGGTGCGGCCCTCGGGGTGTGCGCCGTCCACGTAGCCGAGCTTGCCGAGCAGGGTCTCCAGCTCGGAGCTGCAGCCGTGGACGTCGCCGATGATGTCGAACGGGCCGGTCAGGTGGCGCAGGTCGTTGAAGCGGCGCTCGCGCACCACCTGGGCCCGCTCGGCCTCCTCCTCGGTGCGCAGCACGTGCACCTTGCGGAAGCCTTCGCGTTCCAGTCCGCGCAGGGACCGGTGCAGGTCGCGGCGGTGCCGCTGGATGACCTGGCGGGGCAGCCCGGCCCGGTCGGGGCGGGCGGCGTTGCGGGCCGCGCAGACGGACTCGGGCAGGTCGAGGACGATGGCGATGGGCAGCACGTCGTGCTCGCGGGCCAGCCGGACCAACTGCTTGCGGGCCTCCGGCTGGACGCTGGTCGCGTCGACGACGGTCAGCCGCCCGGCGGCGAGCCGCTTGCCCGCGATGTAGTGCAGGACGTCGAAGGCGTCCTTGCTCGCGCCCTGGTCGTTCTCGTCGTCGGCGACCAGGCCGCGGCAGTAGTCGGAGGAGAGCACCTCGGTGGCGGCGAAGTGCTTGCGGGCGAACGTGGACTTGCCGGATCCGGTCGCGCCGATCAGCACCACGAGGGACAGGTCGGTGACGGCCAGGGTGCGCGTGCGCGCGTCGTGCTCGGTCATGCTGCCTGCTCCTCCTTCGGGGCGGCGGCCGTGAAGACGGCCATCTGGGTGGGCGGACCCACCTCGGGGTCCTCGGGTCCTACGGGTACGTGGCCGACCGTGTAGCCGTACCGGTCGGCGACGGTCCGCGCCCAGGCGCGGAACTCCGCCCGGTCCCATTCGAAGCGGTGGTCGGCGTGCCGGACGTGCCCGGCGGGGAGCGACTCCCAGCGGACGTTGTAGGCGCGGTTGGGCGTGGTCACGATCACCGTGCGGGGTCGGGCGGCGCCGAACACCGCGTACTCCAGGGCCGGCAGCCGGGGCAGGTCGAGGTGCTCGATCACCTCGCTCAGCACGGCGGCGTCGTAGCCGGCCAGCCGCTTGTCGGTGTACGCGAGGGAGCCCTGCAGCAGGGTGACCCGGGCGCGCTGCCGCTCGCCCATCCGCTCCAGGCGCAGCCGCCGGGCGGCCACGGTCAGGGCGCGTACGGACACGTCGACGCCGACGATCTCGGTGAACGAGACGTCCTTGAGCAGTTCCCCGACCAGCCGGCCCTCACCGCAGCCGAGGTCGAGCACCCGCTGGGCGCCGGCGGCGCGCAGGGCGGCGAGAACGGCCTCCTGCCGCCGCACGGCGAGCGGGACGGCCGCGGTCGCGGTCGCGTCGCCCGCCGCGCTGTCGGGGCCTTCTGGGCCTTGGGGGCTTTCGGAGCGCTCGGGGTGGTCGGGGTGGTCGGGGGTGTCGGGGTGTTCGGGGTGGTCCTCGACGGCGTTGTCGAGCTCTTCGGGCTCGCTGTCGTCGATGTCCGCGAGGCGGGCCAGCTCCAGGCGCTCCATGGCGGTCCGGGTCAGGCCCCAGCGGCGGGACAGGAACCGGCTGGCGATGAGCCGGTGTTCGGGGTGCCCGGCCAGCCAGCCGTCTCCCGCGCGCAGCAGCTTGTCGACCTCGTCGGGGGCGACCCAGTAGTGCTTGGCGTCGTCGAGCACGGGCAGCAGGACGTACAGCTGGCGCAGGGCGTCGGCGAGGGTCAGCTCGCCCTCCAGGACCAGGCGTACGTACCGCGAGTCGCCCCAGTCCGGGAACTCCTCGTCCAGCGGCAGGGCTTCGGCCTCGACCGTGTCCCAGCCCAGCGGGCCGAACAGGCGGCCGACCAGGTCGGCGCCGCCGCCGCGGGCCGGCAGGGCGGGGATCTCGACGCGCAGCGGCATGACCCGGCCCTCGAGGTCGGGCCGGTTCTTGCAGGTCCCGCCGAGCGCGGTGCGGAACACCGTCGCGAGGGCGACCGCCAGCAGCGAGGACGCGGCGTACGGCCGGTCGTTCACGTACTGGGCGAGCGCCGTGTCGGGCCCGGCACTCCGGCCGCGGCCTTGCTCCCGGCCCTTGCGCACGAGGCCGACCGCGTCGACCTCCAGCAGCAGCGCCACGGTGCAGCGCGCCTCGGAGGCCTCGGGGTAGAACACGTGGGCAGTGCCGTGGGAGGTGCCGAACGCCTGCGCCTTGCCGGGATGCTTGTGCAGCAGAAAGCCCAGGTCGGTGGCGGGTCGGTCCAGGGTGCCGGTGGTGGAGATCGTCAGGAACACCCGTCCGAGTATTGCCCCGCCCACCCCCGCCCCACCACGCATTTACGCCCCACCGACCCGGCCCGGCCTCGCCGGTGCCCGGGGCGAGATCAGCCTCGCCGGTCGACCGGCGCCCACCCTTCAGCTTCGACGACGCCCTGAGGGGCAACCTCCAGCCTCGCCGGCGTTTGAGGAGCGGGTACGGGCAGGGCCCGGCAACCCCGTCGCCCCCCTCCAGCCCCTCCGGCGATTGAGGAGCGGGTCCGGGCGGAGCCCGGTGCCGGCGGAGCCGGGTTGTCCTTGGGGCTCCGCCCCAAACCCCGCGCCTCAAACGCCGGCGAGGCTGGGAATTGCGCCCCGCAGCGCCGACAAGAGCCGGGTGTTGCCGCACGCAGGGCCGACAAGGGCTGGGTGTTGCCCCCCAGGGCACCGGCGAGGCTGGAATTGCCGCACGTAGCGTCGGCGAGGCGGGAAGTTGCACCTCAGCGCGCCGGCGAGGCGGGCGGTGTGCCCCAGGTACCGGACGGGGCCGGGGGGTGCGCCCCAGGGGCTGGAGGGGCCGGGGCTGCGCGCCCCAGGGCTGGAGGCGGGGGCGTCAGGGGGGCGGGTGGGGGGTGAGGGTGGCGATGTGGGCGGGGCCCACTCGGCAGCAGCCGCCGATGAGGCGGGCACCGGCCCGCTGCCAGCGGGCGACCTCCCACACGCGCGGAACCGGGGGCGCGCGCCAGACCCCGCCGGCGGGGTCCCACACGGACCCGTCGTTGGGATAGGCCACCACCGGCTTGCCGGTCGCGGCGGCCGCGATCCGCACGGCCGGCTCCACCTCCCCCGGGTCGCAGCAGTTGACGCCCACGGCGAGCAGCCCCGGCACCCCGGCGGCCAGCCCGAACGCCTCGTCCAGCGGCTGCCCGGCCCGCGTGCGGCCGCCCTCGACCGTGTACGAGAGCCAGGCCGGGACGGGACAGTCCGCGAGCACCCGCAACAGCGCCTCCGCCTCCTCGGTGTCGGGCACGGTCTCCAGCGCGATCAGGTCGGCTCCGGCGGCGGCCAGCGCCTCGATCCGCGGCCGGTGGAAGGCCTCCAGCGCGGCCGTACTCAGCCCGTACCGCCCCCGGTACTCGGAGCCGTCCGCGAGCACCGCCCCGTAGGGCCCGGCGGAGCCGGCGATCCAGACCGGCCGCCCGGCGCCGGCGGCTGCCCCGGCGGCCACCTCGACGCTGCGGCGGACCAGTTCGGGGTCGGTCACCTGGTAGCTGGCGGTGATCAGCACCTCCGCGCCCGCCCGGAGGTAGGCGGTGTGGGCGGCCGCCACCTGTCCGGGTGCCTCGGCGAGCACCCGGCCCGTCCACAGCGCACCGGACAGGTCGCAGCCCTGGTCGGCGAGCTGGTTGCTCAGCCCGCCGTCGAGGAGGACGGTCCGCCGGTCCAGCGGCGGCGGGCCGGACGCGCGGGCCATCAGCCGAGCCGGGACATGACCTGGGACGAGATCAGCTCCAGATGGTCGAGGTCGTGCAGGTCGAGCACCTGGAGGTAGATCCGCGAGGACCCGGCCTCGCGGTAGGCGCCGATCTTCTCGACGACCTCGGCGGGGCTGCCCGCGAGACCGTTCGCCTTGAGCTCGTCCACCTCCCGTCCGATGGCCGCCGCCCGGCGCGCCACCTCCGCATCGGTCCTGCCCACGCACACCACCAGGGCGTTGGAGTACACCAGCTCCCCCGAGTCGCGCCCGATCCGCTCGGCGGCGTCCCGCACCCGCCCGAACTGCCTGCGGGTGTCGGCCACCGACGCGAACGGGATGTTGAACTCGTCCGCGTACCGCGCAGCCAGCCGCGGGGTGCGGCTCGCCCCGTGCCCGCCGATGAGCACCGGCACCTTCTCCTGCAGCGGCTTGGGCAGCGCCGGGGAGTCGGTCAGCTGGTAGTGCTTGCCCTCGTAGCTGAACGTCTCGCCCACCTTCGTCGCCCACAGCCCGGTGACGATGGCCAGTTGCTCCTCGAGCCGTCCGAACTTCTCGGCCGGGAACGGGATTCCGTACGCCTCGTGCTCCCGCTCGAACCAGCCCGCCCCCAGGCCCAGTTCGATACGCCCGCCGGACATCTGGTCCACCTGGGCGACCTGGATGGCGAGGACGCCCGGCAGCCGGAAGGTGCCCGCCGTCATGAGGGTGCCCAGCCGGATCCGGCTGGTCTCGCGCGCCAGGCCGGCGAGGGTGATCCAGGCGTCCGTCGGACCCGGCATGCCCGGCGGCTCGTCGCCCGGCCCGGGCCGGGCACCGCCCATCCGCAGGTAGTGGTCGGACCGGAAGAAGGCGTCGAAGCCGAGGTCCTCGGTGGCCTTGGCGACGGCCAGCAGCGTGTCGTAACCGGCGCCCTGCTGCGGCTCGGTGAAGATGCGAAGATCCATACCTCCATCCTGCCGCCTGCGCACCCCGGCAGGGTGAATCTCCGTCAACCAGGCCGTCGGCCCCGCCCCCGCCAGTGACCGGGGCGGATGGAGATCGTTGGCTCGGACGGAGCCGGACCGCCCGGCCCGCGCGCCGGCGGCCGTCGCCGGTGCGTCCACCGCACCCTTCCCCCTCGGAAGGGACCGGGCCGAGGAGGCCGCCATGTCCCAGGAACCCGTGCCCGAGCACACCGGACAGGCAGCACACGACCACGTACGGCAGGAGCATTCCTTGCCCGCGCAGAGCGCACAGCCCAAGGGCCTGCTGCAGCAGATGGAAGAGCTGATGGCCGCGCTCAACGCCGACCTCTCACAGCTCGACGCCGACCTGCAGTCCTCCGCGGAGCGTCCCTCCGCCGATCCGATGATCCTCAACCGGGCGCCGCACCCCGCTCCGGAGACCGAGCGCCCCTCCTACCGCGGCTTCTGAGCCCGCGGACCCTCCGGGCAGCGGCCGCTCAGGTCGCCCCCGCCGTCGAGTCGCGGGCAGCGCCCGAGGTGCTGCCCCGCTCCCGGTCCGTGAGGCGCCGCAGCAGGGCGCGCACCCGGTCGCTCGACTCGTCGGCCGCGTCGATGGCTTCGATGCACTGCCAGTAGAGCCCCTCCTCGTCCGTGGCGCAGGCCACCCCGACCAGGGCTATGCCCACTTCGCCCAGCAGCGCGCCCAGCCCCAGCAGCGCCTGCCGGGGGTCGGACACCTCCGAGAGCTGCGCCGCTCTGGGCCGGTAGTCCCCGCTCCGCCCGTCCTGGGTGAGCGCGGGCCGGTCGAGGACGCCGCAGCCTCTGCCGCCCGCCTCCCCCAGCCCCCGTGCCTCCGCTCTCAGTTCCGGCGGTCCGGTGACCGCCAGCCAGCTCCCTATCGCCTGGGCGAGCGCCTGGGCCTGCCAGGCCTCCACCACGATGTCCAGTGCCGCCCGGCTCTGTGCCAGAGCATGGCGGCCGGCTGCGATGAGCCGCACCGCATCCATGAGCCGTCCCCCGTCCCTACGACTTGCCCCGTCCCTCACTCACTACCCAGCGTGAAGGCAATGGGACCGTAAAGCCAGGGGTATTCGGAAATCTGTGGACACTCTCACGGTTGTGGACGGGCCCATCACTCCGAAGAGTGACGATCATGCCCCTTTTCGGTGTCCGAGACCGTTTCCCGGGCCGCTCCCGGCGCCGCTCCCGCGACGGGGAACCTGGCCTCGTTCCGTTCGATCTTCGCGGCGAGCGCCGCCAGCAGGTCCACCCCGAGCACCTCGCAGAACTGCAGGAGATAGGCCAGCACATCGGCCACCTCGTCGGTCACCCGGTGCGCGGACCGCGGGTCCTCCATGATCCGCGCGGACTGCTCGGGCGTCAGCCACTGGAAGATCTCGACCAGTTCGGAGGCCTCCACGCTCAGCGCGACCGCCAGGTTCTTCGGCGTGTGGTACTGCTGCCAGGCCCGGGCGGCCGCGAACTCGGCGAGCCGGCGCTGCAGGGCGTCGAGGGAGGGCTGCTGCTTCTCGGATTCACTCACCGCACCAGGTCTACCACCGACACTCCGGCGACCCCGCGGGCCGGTCCGGCGGCCGCCTCCCCCACGGCGCC
It contains:
- a CDS encoding DUF6099 family protein, coding for MDAVRLIAAGRHALAQSRAALDIVVEAWQAQALAQAIGSWLAVTGPPELRAEARGLGEAGGRGCGVLDRPALTQDGRSGDYRPRAAQLSEVSDPRQALLGLGALLGEVGIALVGVACATDEEGLYWQCIEAIDAADESSDRVRALLRRLTDRERGSTSGAARDSTAGAT
- a CDS encoding 3' terminal RNA ribose 2'-O-methyltransferase Hen1; its protein translation is MFLTISTTGTLDRPATDLGFLLHKHPGKAQAFGTSHGTAHVFYPEASEARCTVALLLEVDAVGLVRKGREQGRGRSAGPDTALAQYVNDRPYAASSLLAVALATVFRTALGGTCKNRPDLEGRVMPLRVEIPALPARGGGADLVGRLFGPLGWDTVEAEALPLDEEFPDWGDSRYVRLVLEGELTLADALRQLYVLLPVLDDAKHYWVAPDEVDKLLRAGDGWLAGHPEHRLIASRFLSRRWGLTRTAMERLELARLADIDDSEPEELDNAVEDHPEHPDTPDHPDHPERSESPQGPEGPDSAAGDATATAAVPLAVRRQEAVLAALRAAGAQRVLDLGCGEGRLVGELLKDVSFTEIVGVDVSVRALTVAARRLRLERMGERQRARVTLLQGSLAYTDKRLAGYDAAVLSEVIEHLDLPRLPALEYAVFGAARPRTVIVTTPNRAYNVRWESLPAGHVRHADHRFEWDRAEFRAWARTVADRYGYTVGHVPVGPEDPEVGPPTQMAVFTAAAPKEEQAA
- a CDS encoding LLM class F420-dependent oxidoreductase; this translates as MDLRIFTEPQQGAGYDTLLAVAKATEDLGFDAFFRSDHYLRMGGARPGPGDEPPGMPGPTDAWITLAGLARETSRIRLGTLMTAGTFRLPGVLAIQVAQVDQMSGGRIELGLGAGWFEREHEAYGIPFPAEKFGRLEEQLAIVTGLWATKVGETFSYEGKHYQLTDSPALPKPLQEKVPVLIGGHGASRTPRLAARYADEFNIPFASVADTRRQFGRVRDAAERIGRDSGELVYSNALVVCVGRTDAEVARRAAAIGREVDELKANGLAGSPAEVVEKIGAYREAGSSRIYLQVLDLHDLDHLELISSQVMSRLG
- a CDS encoding polynucleotide kinase-phosphatase; this encodes MTEHDARTRTLAVTDLSLVVLIGATGSGKSTFARKHFAATEVLSSDYCRGLVADDENDQGASKDAFDVLHYIAGKRLAAGRLTVVDATSVQPEARKQLVRLAREHDVLPIAIVLDLPESVCAARNAARPDRAGLPRQVIQRHRRDLHRSLRGLEREGFRKVHVLRTEEEAERAQVVRERRFNDLRHLTGPFDIIGDVHGCSSELETLLGKLGYVDGAHPEGRTAVFVGDLVDRGPDSPGVLRRVMDMVAAGTALCVPGNHENKLGRWLKNGKAKLTHGLAETVEQLGREDEAFTARVREFIGGLVSHYVLDGGRLVVCHAGLPEKYHGRTSGRVRAHALYGETTGETDEFGLPVRYPWAEEYRGKAAVVYGHTPVPDTSWINNTICLDTGAVFGGRMTALRWPERELVDVPAERVWYEPVRPLAAETPGGSDGRPLDLADVHGRRAVETRHLGRVTVREENAAAALEVMSRFAVDPRLVPYLPPTMAPTATSKEDGYLEHPAEAFAQYRADGIAQVVCQEKHMGSRAVVLLCKDPAAARERFGTDGVSGALYTRTGRPFFADPAVTEEVLERLRTAVTGAGLWEELGTDWLLLDGELLPWSLKATGLLRNQYASVGAAAAAVLPPALAALRAAAARGVDTGDLAVRQGERATDAAAFTEAYRRYCWPTSGLEGVRFAPFQLLAVEGRSLAAVPHDRQLGWLDRLVAADERAGTGLLRGTGRIVVDTGDAESVRAGTEWWLRMTADGGEGMVVKPLQAYARGADGRPVQPGIKVRGREYLRIIYGPEYVRPHNLERLRSRHLGHKRSLALREYALGLEALDRLADGEPLWRVHEPVFAVLALESEPVDPRL
- a CDS encoding nucleotide pyrophosphohydrolase, with the protein product MSESEKQQPSLDALQRRLAEFAAARAWQQYHTPKNLAVALSVEASELVEIFQWLTPEQSARIMEDPRSAHRVTDEVADVLAYLLQFCEVLGVDLLAALAAKIERNEARFPVAGAAPGAARETVSDTEKGHDRHSSE
- the mmuM gene encoding homocysteine S-methyltransferase, whose product is MARASGPPPLDRRTVLLDGGLSNQLADQGCDLSGALWTGRVLAEAPGQVAAAHTAYLRAGAEVLITASYQVTDPELVRRSVEVAAGAAAGAGRPVWIAGSAGPYGAVLADGSEYRGRYGLSTAALEAFHRPRIEALAAAGADLIALETVPDTEEAEALLRVLADCPVPAWLSYTVEGGRTRAGQPLDEAFGLAAGVPGLLAVGVNCCDPGEVEPAVRIAAAATGKPVVAYPNDGSVWDPAGGVWRAPPVPRVWEVARWQRAGARLIGGCCRVGPAHIATLTPHPPP